In one window of Zingiber officinale cultivar Zhangliang chromosome 11A, Zo_v1.1, whole genome shotgun sequence DNA:
- the LOC122032841 gene encoding uncharacterized protein LOC122032841: MATYKLPDLQTGQSSSSSIILYGGGNGPTNGLNGIAVGWQVSTIVYETSDPRLFTFWTIDDKSNTGCVDFQCAGFDYKTGNWWVTCNNEISLGYFPKELLPKMEDNALLVQLGGFVNSPLNVPSPPMGSGHPSNEGFNKAAYFIEVQFVDEHDNLFDPYPPDLHPRADISDYYSVADNHYANDKDKYVFAYGGAGGFK, translated from the exons ATGGCGACTTATAAGCTTCCAGATCTACAAACTGGTCAATCGTCATCCAGCTCTATAATACTTTATGGCGGTGGAAATGGTCCAACCAATGGACTCAATGGTATCGCCGTCGGTTGGCAA GTTTCAACAATCGTATACGAAACTAGTGATCCTCGACTTTTTACGTTTTGGACT ATTGATGACAAGAGTAACACGGGATGTGTGGATTTCCAATGTGCTGGTTTT GATTATAAAACAGGGAATTGGTGGGTGACATGTAATAATGAGATATCTCTAGGGTATTTCCCCAAGGAATTGCTTCCAAAGATGGAGGATAATGCATTGTTGGTTCAATTGGGTGGGTTTGTCAACTCTCCCTTGAATGTGCCAAGCCCTCCGATGGGTAGTGGTCATCCAAGTAATGAAGGATTTAATAAAGCTGCTTATTTCATTGAAGTTCAGTTTGTGGACGAGCATGATAACTTGTTCGATCCGTATCCTCCTGATCTTCACCCTCGTGCTGATATTAGTGATTATTATAGTGTAGCAGATAATCATTATGCAAATGATAAAGATAAATATGTTTTTGCTTATGGAGGAGCTGGAGGTTTCAAATAA